The Sphingomonas sinipercae genome contains a region encoding:
- a CDS encoding LysR substrate-binding domain-containing protein, whose translation MRKLPPLTAVRAFEAAARNENFTAAAAELGMTQAAVSYQVKALEERIGTALFLRERGRARLTPLGARLLPTLSQAFDAIEAAFVSYEAEDESLLTVTTTTTFGNTWLAWRLGGFQMKHPDLAVRLSTGDELIDIRSGDADVAIRAGSGNWEGLECHRLFPTTFTPMATPECIASIERKLGRKIQPADVADQELINRGDEWWRQWFTDNQVDFDEQVHRRPGVRLDNQANEGHAAMAGQGFALLTPLLWVGDVAAGRLAAPFPDRLSTRHWSYWLVFPPERRMVPKVKRFREWLQAEMAAAEADLRLPESN comes from the coding sequence ATGAGGAAACTGCCCCCGCTGACCGCCGTTCGCGCCTTCGAGGCCGCTGCTCGGAACGAGAATTTCACCGCGGCTGCGGCCGAGCTTGGCATGACCCAGGCTGCCGTCTCCTACCAGGTGAAGGCACTTGAAGAGCGCATTGGGACCGCCCTGTTCCTGCGGGAACGGGGACGAGCTCGCCTAACGCCGCTCGGCGCCCGTCTGCTGCCGACGCTAAGCCAGGCGTTCGACGCGATCGAGGCGGCATTCGTTAGTTACGAGGCCGAGGACGAATCGTTGCTGACCGTGACGACGACGACGACCTTCGGGAACACCTGGCTGGCATGGCGGCTTGGCGGGTTTCAGATGAAGCATCCCGATCTGGCTGTGCGACTGAGCACTGGCGACGAACTGATCGACATCCGCAGCGGCGATGCCGATGTCGCGATCCGCGCCGGGAGCGGCAACTGGGAAGGGCTCGAATGCCATCGGCTGTTCCCGACGACCTTCACCCCAATGGCGACGCCGGAGTGCATCGCGTCGATCGAACGGAAGTTGGGCCGCAAGATCCAGCCGGCGGACGTGGCGGATCAGGAACTGATCAATCGCGGCGACGAGTGGTGGCGGCAGTGGTTCACCGACAATCAGGTGGATTTCGACGAGCAGGTCCATCGCCGCCCGGGCGTCCGGCTCGACAATCAGGCCAACGAGGGACACGCGGCGATGGCCGGGCAGGGCTTCGCGCTTTTGACGCCGCTGCTGTGGGTCGGGGATGTCGCCGCAGGCCGACTGGCCGCCCCATTCCCCGATCGCCTGTCGACCCGCCACTGGTCCTATTGGCTGGTGTTTCCCCCGGAACGCAGGATGGTGCCGAAGGTCAAGCGCTTTCGAGAATGGCTGCAGGCCGAAATGGCCGCTGCCGAGGCCGATCTACGCCTTCCGGAAAGCAACTGA
- a CDS encoding sensor histidine kinase: MRPLKHPLAVRRFADWPLACKSILAMWAAYSLTVVARAMLGTDPGAVVQNKLITIVAGVWLTGLVYLAVALLGAGRDIKRRALIAGVASAIAACAMAGILMGLEDLLRPSREEFRFPAKEGMVIVDGRSMRIERQATEPLVLTLPKLAQLEPMERLRYAADAAVIWFFFFAAWSAFYIATLAQREAHEALSRAVDAEAAAQAAQVRALRYQVNPHFLFNTLNSLSSLVMTGRSDRAEAMLLALSTFFRHSLSLDPAADVTLAQEIDLQRLYLDIETTRFPDRLQVEIEVPEELSTAALPALILQPIVENAIKYGVATSRDKVLIRIHAELLEDRRIRVSVTNRLLKPGPKRLAAATHEGTGLGLANVCQRLHARFGSRAQCNFGPTNDGGYRVALTLPVDNRG, from the coding sequence ATGCGCCCCCTCAAGCATCCCTTGGCCGTCCGTCGCTTCGCGGACTGGCCGCTCGCCTGCAAATCGATCCTGGCGATGTGGGCTGCCTACAGCCTGACCGTCGTCGCGCGGGCAATGCTCGGCACCGATCCGGGCGCGGTGGTGCAGAACAAGCTGATCACGATTGTCGCCGGGGTTTGGCTCACGGGCCTCGTCTACCTTGCGGTCGCGCTGCTTGGCGCCGGGCGGGACATCAAGCGCCGCGCGCTCATTGCGGGCGTCGCGTCCGCCATTGCAGCCTGCGCCATGGCCGGAATCCTGATGGGTCTGGAGGATTTGCTGCGGCCGAGCCGGGAAGAATTCCGCTTTCCGGCCAAGGAAGGCATGGTCATCGTCGACGGCCGGTCGATGCGGATTGAACGGCAGGCAACCGAACCGCTGGTCCTTACCCTCCCGAAACTCGCGCAACTGGAGCCGATGGAGCGCCTTCGGTATGCGGCCGACGCGGCGGTCATCTGGTTCTTCTTCTTCGCCGCCTGGAGCGCCTTTTACATCGCGACCCTGGCCCAGCGGGAAGCCCACGAAGCGCTTAGCCGCGCCGTCGATGCAGAAGCGGCGGCCCAAGCGGCCCAGGTTCGAGCACTCCGCTACCAGGTGAACCCGCACTTCCTGTTCAATACGCTCAACTCCTTATCCTCGCTGGTGATGACCGGCCGCAGCGACCGCGCTGAGGCGATGCTCCTCGCCCTGTCGACTTTCTTCCGCCACAGCCTCTCGCTCGACCCCGCCGCGGACGTCACCCTAGCGCAGGAAATCGATCTTCAGCGCCTGTACCTAGATATCGAAACCACGCGCTTCCCCGATCGCCTGCAGGTCGAGATCGAGGTTCCGGAAGAACTCAGCACGGCGGCGCTGCCCGCGCTGATCCTGCAGCCGATTGTCGAGAATGCGATCAAATACGGGGTCGCCACGTCGCGCGATAAAGTGCTCATCCGAATTCACGCCGAACTGCTGGAAGATCGCCGGATACGCGTCAGCGTGACCAACCGGCTGCTCAAGCCGGGTCCCAAGCGGCTGGCGGCCGCAACACATGAAGGAACGGGGCTTGGCCTGGCCAATGTTTGCCAGCGCCTGCACGCGCGCTTTGGCTCGCGGGCCCAGTGCAACTTCGGCCCGACCAACGATGGCGGCTATCGCGTCGCTCTAACCCTGCCGGTGGACAACCGTGGTTGA
- a CDS encoding 5' nucleotidase, NT5C type, protein MGTKQPHLFLDCDGVLADFDAGAKALLGMLPAAFQKRHGNGEFWKRLARHGNFYGDLPEMPDAQELFAAVEHLKPTILTGLPLGKWAAPQKERWAAEHFPGVPIVTTMARNKHLHMAPGDVLVDDRENHRQLWEDAGGIFVHHKNAKDSIRQLAETYPSLKRVGT, encoded by the coding sequence ATGGGCACGAAGCAACCGCACCTGTTCCTCGACTGCGACGGGGTGCTCGCCGATTTCGATGCGGGGGCCAAGGCGCTGCTCGGGATGCTTCCCGCCGCCTTCCAGAAGCGGCATGGCAACGGCGAATTCTGGAAGCGCCTCGCGCGGCACGGCAATTTCTACGGCGACTTGCCCGAGATGCCCGATGCCCAGGAGCTGTTCGCGGCGGTCGAGCACCTCAAACCGACGATCCTGACGGGATTGCCGCTGGGCAAATGGGCGGCCCCGCAAAAGGAACGCTGGGCGGCCGAGCATTTCCCCGGCGTTCCGATCGTCACGACAATGGCGCGAAACAAGCACCTGCACATGGCGCCGGGAGACGTCCTCGTCGACGATCGGGAAAACCACCGGCAGCTATGGGAAGATGCGGGCGGCATCTTCGTCCATCACAAGAATGCGAAGGACTCGATCCGGCAGCTGGCCGAAACCTACCCTTCGCTCAAGCGCGTCGGCACCTAG
- a CDS encoding ferritin-like domain-containing protein has protein sequence MADDVQIGTLNTLATTLIDSVNGYEDAASNSENQRFTEIFRERATERRQVVEELRSEISRLGGTPSDDGSLMGKTHQRWLDLKAAVTGRDDESIVNTVESGEDYLKEKFETALSSGELTGDCRAVVERAYQSVRKGHDQMSQLKHGMEMDG, from the coding sequence ATGGCAGACGACGTACAGATCGGAACGCTCAACACCCTGGCCACGACGCTGATCGACAGCGTCAACGGCTATGAAGACGCAGCCTCCAACAGCGAGAACCAGCGGTTCACCGAAATCTTCCGCGAGCGTGCGACCGAGCGCCGTCAGGTCGTCGAAGAGCTTCGTTCTGAGATCAGCCGTCTTGGCGGAACGCCGAGCGACGACGGCTCGCTGATGGGCAAGACTCACCAGCGCTGGCTGGACCTCAAGGCCGCGGTCACGGGGCGCGACGATGAAAGCATCGTCAACACGGTCGAGTCCGGCGAAGATTATCTGAAAGAGAAGTTCGAAACCGCGCTCAGCAGTGGCGAACTGACCGGCGACTGCCGCGCAGTCGTCGAGCGGGCCTATCAGTCGGTTCGCAAAGGCCACGACCAGATGAGCCAGCTGAAGCACGGCATGGAAATGGACGGCTAA
- a CDS encoding energy transducer TonB, which produces MKPVIFAATASALLFAQSARSGAPAAAPLKPTGSWVINFDDAQCVAEREYGSSGKPLTLVLKQPPIGEVMQVGVVSNGGPKEPEQYRGTIAFDTRIVKASVLTYRPHGSVKGVRLVNMPLKHFAAAAGSKILTFDSGSGVHSTFELEALPSVLQLLNQCAADLRTVWKVDSSEADRQLQGVRGKGLGKLISPNDYPRDAVLAEQSGTVTMALLIDETGKVADCSVIATSGVAILDSQSCAVVKIRAKFVPITDSTGKPIKTSVIQRITWKLG; this is translated from the coding sequence ATGAAGCCCGTCATTTTCGCCGCTACGGCCAGCGCGTTGCTGTTCGCGCAGTCGGCCCGTTCCGGCGCTCCCGCCGCCGCGCCGTTGAAGCCAACCGGCAGCTGGGTGATCAATTTCGACGATGCTCAGTGTGTCGCGGAGCGCGAGTACGGCAGTTCTGGAAAGCCGCTGACCCTGGTGTTGAAGCAGCCACCGATTGGCGAGGTGATGCAAGTCGGCGTGGTGTCGAATGGCGGGCCCAAGGAGCCGGAACAATACCGCGGAACAATCGCATTCGACACGCGGATCGTGAAGGCCAGTGTGCTGACATATCGCCCGCACGGCAGCGTAAAAGGTGTCCGTCTCGTCAACATGCCCCTGAAGCATTTCGCCGCAGCGGCAGGGTCAAAAATATTGACGTTCGATTCCGGCAGTGGCGTTCATTCGACGTTTGAGCTCGAAGCTCTCCCGAGCGTTCTACAACTCCTAAATCAATGCGCTGCCGACTTGCGAACGGTCTGGAAAGTCGACTCGTCTGAAGCCGATCGCCAGCTTCAAGGTGTTCGCGGAAAAGGCCTCGGCAAGCTGATCAGCCCGAACGACTATCCCCGCGATGCGGTGCTGGCGGAACAGAGCGGCACCGTCACGATGGCGTTACTAATCGACGAGACAGGCAAGGTCGCCGATTGTTCGGTGATCGCCACAAGCGGGGTCGCGATCCTCGACTCGCAATCGTGCGCGGTTGTGAAGATCCGCGCGAAATTTGTTCCGATCACGGATTCAACCGGTAAGCCGATCAAGACTTCAGTGATCCAGCGCATCACCTGGAAGTTAGGTTAA
- a CDS encoding LytR/AlgR family response regulator transcription factor — protein sequence MVEAQPLRVLIADDEPLAAERLQLLLARANGARLVGTASDGEAALTLSEELSPDVLLLDIAMPGLDGIAVARSLAAQRPAPAVVFVTAFDQFAVAAFEVAAVDYLMKPVDPVRLQRAIDRAREYIDQRRDTPNQATDSKSRWIDEFWASDLTGLVRIASRDVDRVSAERDYMRLHVGRRSWLIHHSMTALEDGLDPGLFVRLHRSAIVRRDFIAGFSRNASGRWTAKLGDGTEQSVGRLYSDRVREIAGR from the coding sequence GTGGTTGAGGCGCAGCCGCTACGCGTCCTGATCGCCGACGACGAGCCGCTGGCGGCCGAACGGCTGCAGCTGCTTCTCGCCCGCGCGAACGGCGCGCGCCTGGTCGGGACCGCCAGCGACGGGGAAGCGGCGCTGACGCTGTCCGAGGAATTGTCCCCTGACGTGTTGCTGCTCGACATTGCCATGCCCGGACTCGACGGCATCGCCGTAGCTCGCTCGCTCGCCGCGCAGCGGCCCGCCCCGGCGGTCGTCTTTGTGACCGCGTTCGATCAGTTCGCAGTCGCCGCCTTCGAAGTGGCGGCGGTCGATTATCTGATGAAGCCGGTCGACCCGGTTCGGCTGCAGCGCGCGATCGATCGCGCCCGCGAATATATCGACCAGCGGCGGGACACGCCGAACCAGGCAACGGACTCGAAATCGCGTTGGATCGACGAATTCTGGGCGTCCGACCTGACCGGCCTGGTGCGCATCGCGTCGCGCGATGTCGACCGGGTTTCCGCCGAGCGGGACTATATGCGCCTGCACGTGGGGCGGCGCAGCTGGCTGATCCACCATTCGATGACGGCTCTCGAGGATGGCCTCGATCCCGGCCTGTTCGTGCGGCTCCACCGGTCGGCCATCGTCCGGCGCGACTTCATTGCCGGGTTCAGCCGCAACGCCTCCGGGCGATGGACGGCAAAGCTTGGCGACGGGACGGAGCAATCGGTCGGCCGCCTGTATTCAGACCGGGTCAGGGAAATCGCCGGCCGCTGA
- a CDS encoding LD-carboxypeptidase has translation MKIAVVAPSNRLSEEAAEQVQAIAAARGDCDLFIHPQCFLSAGHFAGTDAQRLASLREVMADPAVDAVWFARGGYGSNRISEAAVRDLPQAARQKTFMGYSDTGFLLAALHKAGLEAAHGPMPQDIRRAGGEAAIGRALDWLTHRSPESLEPALQQPAMAFNLTVLSKLLGTVLEPDFAGVELLIEEVSEHHYKIDRLMFHVTSSANLRKVARIRLGRASDIPPNDTDFGEDEQAIVAQWCDRAGIPLGVPADIGHDAGNKVVPFGPPNT, from the coding sequence GTGAAAATCGCGGTGGTCGCACCGAGCAACCGTCTCAGCGAGGAGGCGGCGGAACAGGTTCAGGCGATCGCTGCCGCGCGCGGCGATTGCGACCTGTTCATCCATCCGCAGTGCTTCCTGTCGGCGGGCCATTTCGCCGGCACCGACGCGCAGCGCCTCGCCTCTTTGCGTGAAGTGATGGCCGACCCTGCGGTCGACGCGGTGTGGTTCGCCCGGGGCGGTTACGGATCCAACCGGATTTCCGAGGCGGCGGTGCGCGACCTTCCGCAGGCCGCCCGCCAAAAGACGTTCATGGGCTATAGCGACACCGGCTTCCTGCTGGCTGCCTTGCACAAGGCGGGCCTGGAGGCGGCGCACGGGCCGATGCCGCAAGATATCCGGCGCGCCGGGGGCGAGGCGGCAATCGGGCGCGCGCTGGACTGGTTGACGCATCGCTCCCCCGAAAGCCTGGAGCCGGCGCTTCAGCAGCCGGCGATGGCGTTTAACCTGACCGTCCTGTCGAAGCTGTTGGGCACGGTCCTCGAACCGGATTTCGCGGGCGTCGAATTGCTGATCGAGGAAGTCAGCGAGCATCACTATAAAATCGACCGGCTGATGTTCCACGTCACGTCCAGCGCTAACCTGCGCAAGGTCGCCCGGATCCGCTTGGGGCGCGCCTCCGACATCCCCCCCAACGACACGGATTTCGGCGAAGACGAGCAGGCGATCGTCGCGCAATGGTGCGACCGGGCGGGCATTCCATTGGGGGTGCCGGCGGACATCGGCCACGATGCCGGAAACAAGGTCGTTCCGTTCGGCCCGCCGAACACCTGA
- a CDS encoding Mur ligase family protein has product MSKSSYFFSGIGGSGMLPLACILRASGAAVSGSDRSLDAGRTPQKFDHLRALGIALHAQDGSGLAEGSILVTSAAVEDTVPDVVRARELKLQQLRRPELLAQLLNQAEHSIAVGGTSGKSTVTGMIGWILHACGRQPTVMNGAVMKNFASPSEPFASAVVGDPGLFVSEVDESDGSIALYRPEVAVLTNVTLDHKEIDELRGLFAGFLAASRKCVLNLDDPETRALAEALPAERRVTYGLDAPGADLAARHIELLPDGATFALDSGGERHEVRLAVPGRHNVSNALAAIAATSAIGVEAAEAAAALARFAGLRRRLELVGAAAGVTVIDDFAHNPDKIDATLATLRAQPGRLLLMFQPHGFGPIAKMGDELAASFARGMAPDDRLFLPDPVYQGGTVEKSRGSDWLARRIGEEGGNAEHLPERSVIGERLLGEAADGDRIVIMGARDDSLSEFAADLVRRLGQRN; this is encoded by the coding sequence ATGAGCAAATCCAGCTACTTCTTCAGCGGCATCGGCGGCAGCGGCATGCTCCCCCTCGCCTGTATCCTGCGCGCGTCCGGCGCAGCCGTCTCGGGATCCGACCGTTCGCTCGACGCCGGGCGAACGCCCCAGAAGTTCGATCACCTTCGCGCGCTTGGCATTGCGCTGCACGCGCAGGATGGCTCCGGGCTTGCCGAAGGCTCGATCCTGGTCACGTCCGCCGCGGTCGAGGACACGGTTCCGGACGTGGTCAGGGCGCGTGAGTTGAAGCTGCAGCAACTGCGGCGACCGGAATTGCTGGCACAGCTGCTCAACCAGGCCGAGCACAGCATCGCCGTCGGCGGCACCAGCGGAAAATCGACCGTGACCGGCATGATCGGCTGGATCCTTCACGCCTGCGGCCGGCAGCCGACGGTAATGAACGGCGCGGTCATGAAGAACTTCGCGTCCCCTTCGGAGCCTTTCGCAAGCGCGGTGGTCGGCGATCCTGGACTGTTCGTCAGCGAAGTCGATGAAAGCGACGGTTCGATCGCGCTCTACCGGCCTGAAGTAGCGGTCCTGACCAACGTCACGCTCGATCACAAGGAAATTGATGAACTGCGCGGGCTGTTCGCCGGCTTCCTCGCCGCGTCGCGCAAATGCGTGCTCAACCTCGACGATCCCGAAACGCGAGCGCTGGCCGAAGCGCTGCCGGCCGAACGGCGAGTGACCTACGGCCTCGACGCGCCTGGCGCCGATCTCGCCGCGCGCCACATCGAGCTGCTTCCCGACGGCGCGACCTTCGCGCTCGACAGCGGAGGCGAAAGGCACGAGGTGCGGTTGGCGGTGCCCGGTCGCCACAACGTCTCGAACGCGCTCGCGGCCATTGCGGCGACCTCGGCGATTGGCGTCGAAGCGGCGGAGGCTGCGGCTGCCCTCGCGCGCTTTGCCGGCCTTCGGCGGCGCCTGGAGCTGGTCGGCGCGGCCGCCGGAGTCACGGTCATCGATGATTTCGCGCACAATCCCGACAAGATCGACGCCACCCTGGCGACGCTGCGCGCGCAGCCCGGCCGGCTGTTGCTGATGTTCCAGCCGCATGGTTTCGGGCCGATCGCCAAAATGGGCGACGAGCTGGCAGCGAGTTTCGCGCGCGGGATGGCCCCGGACGACCGGCTGTTCCTGCCCGACCCGGTCTATCAGGGCGGCACGGTCGAGAAGAGCCGAGGCTCGGACTGGCTTGCACGGCGCATTGGGGAGGAAGGCGGCAATGCCGAGCATCTGCCCGAGCGATCGGTCATCGGCGAGCGCCTCCTGGGCGAGGCGGCGGATGGCGACCGGATCGTCATCATGGGCGCGCGCGACGATTCGCTCAGCGAATTCGCGGCCGACCTCGTCCGGCGGCTTGGGCAGCGGAACTGA
- a CDS encoding NUDIX hydrolase, which translates to MDETPAIPAATLVVVRDRPIGPPELLMVERAQGMAFAAGALVFPGGRIDAEDRLVGQSAAQSDGGARTAALRETLEETAIPIGLSPLPTKAQALLLQRELIADRPFAELLQEHALQIDPDLLVPFARWVPKFHATRRFDTMFYVARAPDGDWPPNVVPGECSGAFWLTAQEAIKRADAGESQMIFPTRRNLERLAQHSSFDDIQRDAERHQVTPISPWVETSDGERFITIPEGIGYPVVREKMDGLWRG; encoded by the coding sequence ATGGACGAGACGCCCGCAATTCCCGCCGCGACCCTGGTCGTCGTTCGCGACCGCCCGATAGGCCCGCCGGAGTTGCTGATGGTCGAACGCGCCCAAGGCATGGCCTTCGCGGCAGGGGCCTTGGTGTTTCCGGGCGGAAGAATCGATGCCGAAGATCGGCTGGTCGGCCAGTCGGCGGCTCAGTCGGACGGCGGCGCCCGCACCGCGGCGCTTCGCGAAACGCTGGAAGAAACCGCGATTCCGATCGGCTTGTCCCCGCTTCCAACCAAAGCCCAGGCGCTGCTGTTACAGCGGGAGCTGATCGCCGATCGGCCTTTTGCCGAGCTGCTGCAGGAACATGCGCTGCAGATCGACCCCGACCTTTTGGTGCCCTTTGCGCGCTGGGTGCCCAAATTCCACGCCACCCGTCGTTTCGACACGATGTTCTACGTCGCGCGTGCGCCGGACGGCGACTGGCCGCCGAATGTCGTGCCGGGCGAGTGCAGCGGCGCCTTTTGGCTCACCGCCCAGGAAGCGATCAAACGGGCGGATGCGGGTGAGTCGCAAATGATCTTCCCGACGCGACGAAACCTTGAGCGGCTGGCGCAACATTCCAGCTTCGATGACATCCAGCGGGACGCCGAGCGGCATCAGGTGACGCCAATTTCCCCATGGGTGGAAACGTCCGATGGCGAACGGTTCATCACCATTCCCGAAGGGATCGGTTACCCCGTGGTGCGCGAAAAAATGGACGGCCTTTGGCGGGGCTAG
- a CDS encoding dicarboxylate/amino acid:cation symporter, translated as MKDQALNGSIDRQASGIKRTRPFLVLAALLAGLVLGLLATGSSDGARSFLVQSAGLIGELWLDALKMTVIPLVFALLVTGVARSAEAAKAGRVAARTVVWVVAICTASAVIGALVIQLLLHAFPLSSAAAEALRGAIAATPAKDAPIAGAADVIRAIIPTNVFAAASNGDVLPLVVFAMFFAVAVSRIAVEQRRSLVGFFEATANALLMIIGWVLWAAPLGVFALAVALAAEAGGAAFAGLAHYVILLCAVGATVTLLSYPLATLFGGVRLAEYTRAMLPPQSVAISTRSSLASLPAMLTSARALGVREEVADVTLPIAVALFRATGPAMNVAVAFYVAHWVGFEPSVAQMVAATAVGAVMSYAAVSLPGEVSFISSIAPIAIALGVPVGPLGLLIAVEMIPDIFRTLGNVSMDVAVTAAVDRSSRQGSAAGDFPDPV; from the coding sequence ATGAAGGACCAGGCTTTGAATGGATCAATCGACAGGCAAGCCTCGGGGATTAAGCGCACGCGCCCGTTCCTTGTGCTTGCCGCTTTGCTGGCTGGCCTCGTCTTGGGACTCCTTGCGACCGGATCTAGCGATGGTGCACGATCGTTTCTGGTGCAGTCCGCCGGCCTGATCGGCGAGCTTTGGCTCGACGCGCTGAAGATGACCGTTATTCCTTTGGTCTTCGCGCTGCTCGTGACCGGCGTCGCGAGAAGCGCCGAGGCTGCGAAAGCGGGCCGGGTTGCCGCGCGGACCGTGGTCTGGGTGGTTGCCATCTGTACCGCATCGGCCGTGATCGGGGCGCTCGTCATCCAGCTTTTGCTGCATGCATTCCCGCTGTCCTCGGCGGCTGCCGAGGCGCTTCGCGGCGCGATCGCCGCCACGCCGGCGAAGGACGCACCGATCGCCGGCGCCGCGGACGTCATCCGCGCCATCATCCCGACCAACGTCTTCGCTGCTGCGTCCAACGGCGATGTGCTGCCGCTCGTGGTGTTTGCGATGTTCTTCGCCGTGGCGGTATCGCGTATCGCCGTCGAGCAGCGCCGATCCCTCGTCGGCTTTTTCGAGGCGACCGCCAACGCGCTGCTGATGATCATAGGTTGGGTTTTGTGGGCCGCGCCGCTGGGGGTGTTCGCGCTTGCAGTCGCGCTTGCTGCAGAAGCTGGGGGAGCAGCGTTCGCCGGCCTTGCGCACTATGTCATCTTGCTCTGCGCGGTCGGAGCGACGGTCACCTTACTCTCTTACCCACTAGCGACGCTGTTCGGCGGGGTGCGCCTTGCCGAATACACGCGGGCGATGTTGCCGCCGCAGAGCGTTGCGATTTCGACCCGCTCATCGTTGGCCTCCCTGCCGGCGATGCTGACGAGCGCCCGCGCGCTGGGCGTTCGGGAGGAAGTTGCCGACGTCACCTTGCCGATCGCGGTTGCGTTGTTCCGCGCGACCGGGCCGGCAATGAACGTCGCCGTCGCCTTCTACGTCGCCCACTGGGTTGGTTTTGAGCCAAGCGTCGCACAGATGGTCGCGGCAACCGCCGTCGGCGCGGTGATGAGCTATGCCGCGGTCAGCCTGCCGGGCGAGGTGAGTTTCATCAGCTCGATTGCTCCGATCGCCATCGCGCTGGGCGTGCCGGTCGGGCCGCTCGGCCTGCTGATCGCGGTGGAGATGATTCCCGACATCTTCCGAACGCTCGGCAACGTGTCGATGGACGTCGCGGTTACCGCAGCGGTCGACCGGAGCAGCCGACAAGGTTCAGCGGCCGGCGATTTCCCTGACCCGGTCTGA
- a CDS encoding SWIB/MDM2 domain-containing protein, which produces MADSKGGTGKKAGGGLARPVQPSADLAAIVGNDPLPRSQVVSKMWDHIRKNNLQNPQNKREIVADDKLKKVFGGKDRVSMFEMNKHLSNHLK; this is translated from the coding sequence ATGGCAGACAGTAAAGGCGGGACTGGCAAGAAGGCAGGCGGCGGACTCGCACGTCCGGTACAGCCTTCGGCGGACCTCGCGGCGATCGTTGGTAACGACCCGCTTCCGCGTAGCCAGGTCGTTTCCAAGATGTGGGATCACATCCGCAAGAACAACCTTCAAAACCCGCAGAACAAACGAGAAATCGTTGCTGACGACAAGCTGAAGAAGGTCTTCGGCGGCAAGGACCGGGTCAGCATGTTCGAGATGAACAAGCATCTTTCGAACCATCTGAAATAA
- a CDS encoding LemA family protein, producing MTVLRRFGLLAPLAAFSLAGCGINSIPTAEEQVNAEFANLQAEYQRRNDVIGNLVETVKGAAGSEEKILTQVTEARSRATSATLTPAQLSDPAAVKRFNDAQASLSGARSLLGTVIMERYPQLQSQQRFGDLMVALEGTENRIRTQRRDYNEAVRQYNTRIRTFPDAIGAKIFYGAKPKVPFEAEAGAQDAPKVDFNTGG from the coding sequence ATGACCGTATTGCGCCGTTTTGGGCTGCTTGCACCGCTTGCCGCATTCTCGCTCGCCGGTTGCGGCATCAACAGCATTCCGACCGCCGAGGAGCAGGTGAACGCAGAATTCGCCAACCTCCAGGCCGAATATCAGCGCCGCAACGACGTCATCGGCAACCTCGTCGAAACGGTGAAGGGCGCAGCTGGCAGCGAAGAGAAGATCCTGACTCAGGTGACCGAAGCAAGGAGCCGCGCGACGTCGGCGACGCTGACTCCGGCGCAGCTGAGCGATCCGGCGGCGGTGAAGCGGTTCAACGATGCGCAGGCCAGCCTTTCGGGCGCGCGCAGCCTGCTAGGCACCGTCATCATGGAACGCTATCCGCAGCTCCAGAGCCAGCAGCGCTTCGGCGACCTGATGGTCGCGCTGGAAGGGACCGAGAACCGAATCCGCACCCAGCGCCGCGATTACAACGAAGCGGTGCGCCAGTATAACACGCGCATCCGCACCTTCCCCGACGCGATCGGCGCCAAAATCTTCTACGGCGCCAAGCCGAAAGTGCCGTTCGAGGCCGAGGCCGGCGCGCAGGATGCGCCGAAGGTCGATTTCAACACGGGCGGCTGA
- the mscL gene encoding large conductance mechanosensitive channel protein MscL, producing MLRGFRDFIARGNVLDLAVAVIIGAAFATIAGSLTEDIIMPIIGALFGGLDFSSHFVMLGPVPDGYAGSLTDYAALKKAGAPVLGWGQFLTVVVNFLILAFIVFLIVRWAERLMRREPAAAAGPTEIELLAEIRDELRLRK from the coding sequence ATGCTGAGGGGATTTCGGGACTTTATCGCACGGGGCAACGTCCTTGACCTTGCCGTTGCCGTGATCATCGGCGCCGCCTTCGCGACGATTGCCGGAAGCCTGACGGAAGACATCATCATGCCGATAATCGGCGCCCTGTTCGGCGGCCTCGATTTCTCCAGCCACTTCGTCATGCTCGGCCCGGTGCCGGACGGTTATGCCGGCAGCCTGACCGATTACGCGGCGCTCAAGAAAGCCGGCGCACCCGTGCTTGGATGGGGCCAGTTCCTGACCGTGGTCGTCAATTTCCTGATCCTGGCCTTCATCGTCTTCCTGATCGTGCGCTGGGCCGAGCGGTTGATGCGGCGCGAGCCGGCTGCCGCAGCCGGACCGACGGAGATTGAGCTGCTCGCGGAAATTCGCGACGAGCTTCGTCTGCGCAAATAG